From the Eschrichtius robustus isolate mEscRob2 chromosome 3, mEscRob2.pri, whole genome shotgun sequence genome, the window ACTCTTCAGAATTGAACAGAACCAAACTGCTTTCTTGACCGCCTTCTCTGGCTTTTGAATCTTTGCCCATGGGCCTTCAGCGTTTCTCCTTTTTGCCTGGCAAACTCCTAGTCATCCATCAACACAACACCAAAAATTAAGCCTCTTTTCTGCAGCCCTTTCTTCATTCTCTCTTTatttacgttttggtttttttttctcactaagAATGAAAGTTCCTCCAGGGAATGACCCTGGGTCGTTCATCTTGGTATCTTCAGCACCTAAACTCAAGCTTGGCACAttgtaaatactaaataaatgtgAACTGAATGTTCAGCATTTCCAAATGCCCTTGTCTGATGTCTGAATCTCATCTAATATTCCTATACCAAgcttgaattgtcttggcataaAGCTCATAACTGACACAATTAGGCTGGCCAGATACGTCTGCCCAGGCCCCACCTCCTTCCTAGCTCTTTCCTGCCCCATGCTCTAAAACTACCTCTAATTCTCATTCATCCTCCTATCCAATACCACCTATGAAATTTTCCCTTTGCCCCGTTGTCCCAACAAGATTTGGTGAATTAGCAAGCTGACTAATTCATATGAATTGTGGTGAGATGGTTGCTGAGACGAGAGGGGTTCCTCATCAACCCAAACTGATCCCTGtgtaaccgaaagtggggtcGGGCTGCTCGCCACTCAAAAGCTagtaaagaggcaaggttggtggaaaggaaagtttgctttattttggatgccggcaacctggggggaggggtggacccTGTCCATAGGCCGACTCCCCtcactgacaatcagtgggcaagagatTTTATAGGCTGAGGGaggggggctacatgcagaaacagcacagtcagctctgacagtcatcttgaaattggtcatgggtGGTCTAagcagcgtcatcttgattgttttaagtacagttcgTCTTCAGTTtgagggtcggtttgttcccatttccttgaggccaattcttggaattgtggcagcttttGTCATGGCTACAATCTGGACATCATGTAGTTAACTCTTTCCACCCGGtcggggtttcagtatctataagacagctcacaggaaatggctcagaatattatctatagcctttGAGaaagaactaaaggtccttgactatgcttaatgactaaacaattataatttggtctcctttgactgttttcctttgtttctgcattttctcacttctctgattaaacttagtctttggctaaagtttttccacagacaaaaggcaggcagaggacatgggggacaaggaccatagggtcctgcttcatTTCACTGATAGAATTTTGGACAATGGGAGGAAAAAAGgattttttcattcttgttttattACCATGGTTTTTCCATCTTCTGTCTGACAGTAGAAGCAGGATCTTGTAAAATGCCTTGCTGAAATCAAGAAATGGTTCTATTTAAAACTTCTGAAACACAAAGAGAGATAGCTAAAGCTTTCTTCTATAAGCAGTGATTGCCTTCTCCACCTCTACTCCATTGTTACTGACATGCTGAGGGATTTCAAAGTTTCATAATTTAACTCAGTAGAGTTTAGTACATTTAATATTGGTTATCCAACATCTGTTTAAAGGATCATGTGATCAAAGCTATATGTGAATTTGATACTAAAACGGAAAAGCTGGTTTTATAGTCCCTGCCACTGCTCTCTAATTCTCACTATTGTGCCCAGTAAAAGCATTCTCACCTCCTACCCATTCCTTCCTGTGCAGTTGTGGTTGACTTCTTCTCATGCTTCCTCTGTTTGGATGCGGAGGTATCTCTGTTCACTGAGCTTAATCTGGGACAGCAATGTTGCTCTCCTTCCAATGGCTTTATTCTGTGCTTTCTTTTCTAAATCCTCCAACCCCTACACCCCTTCCTGGACCATTTCCTACTCATGACATTAAGAGGGTTGATCATCGTATACTTGCAGACCATCCCAATTCTGACATGGGCTCCCCTGAAAAACTCTATTCTGCATCacctctgtgattttcttttaccTCTACCATGGCTCATATTCTAGGAAGACAGCCCAGGTGGCGGTCTTCTCTGGTCTTTCCTGGACTACCCTGCTCTTTCTTAGCCACCCCCTTCATTGGTTCTGCTGTCTCCCCTAGACCCCCCAGACGTACCCGCAGTCTGTCTAGAAGGAGTTTTAGGGTGACTTGAAGGCAGCCAGCCCTGCAGCAACAGATGCAGACTACTATCCAGCTGGTTCTCAACCATGAATTCTCTTATTTACATATCCATTTATTTAAGGACAATATGCATACATCAAGGGTAATCATCAAGAGTCTGTATTGTTGCTTTGCTGGGACAGAATGGTTAGAATAGAGAAAGCATCCATCGTCGCTCTGAGACTTCTATTCCTGGTAATGCAGCTGCTTACTGGGGCTTCACTGTTGGCAACTGAAGACCACAGTCCCTTCCTTTCCGTAGGAGACCAAGAGAAAACAGAGTTGGGTGAAGGACCCTCAGCCTAGATAGAGTCTGAGGTGTAATTTTCCTGCTGCTCCCAGAGATGCCTGTTGGGCATGGTGGGGCTGTGAATTTAGAAAGAGGTTCAGAGATGCTTCTTTTATCACCCCCATGGGATGGGGATGCTGCTTTTATTACCCTCATTTGCCCTGAGTCCATGTGACTTTGCTATTCCTCCAGTCCTCCTTTGAGTTTCGAAGGTCTCTCTTCACAGAAAAATGCAGCCCCGTGTCCACTGCAAACAGGAGTCCCATCACCAGGAAGAAAGCGATTTGGTGCCAAGGTGGAAAGAATGACGAGCTGGATGGTGGACTTTCTTGACCTAATAGGAGAAGCAGAGGGATGAGAAGAAAATGACATTTGTTAAGGCAGAAATTTGGAATAAACAGTGAGGTCATCGGTGGAAAGTCTTTCTGACACCTGCTAAGAGGCAGATTCTAAGGAATATGGGGGAGTCTGGCGGAAAACCATAGCTTCCTCCCACTGAGTCTGGGTCTTAATGCTACCTGAGCAAAAGTGTTTTCATGTTTGTTGGAGGTATGTGACATAGTGTTGAGCAAGGTAGGTTGTAGCTGGGTTTTGTGTGAAATTATGAAAGAAGTCAAAGTTGAAGTTGGTGTGAGAACACTATTTCTTAATTCAGTAACTTTCTCTTGTGTCTCAAAATAGTACTCATTGTTTTTACCCCActaaaggaaatctaaaaaaaaaaaaaaaaagtgaaccatTGAAATCTGCTACTTACCGTCAGAAAATCGATAATATTTCTTTATCACGGCTCAGTAACTAATAACCCAAAATGGAAAGAGGTAGAATTTGCTTGTTCTCAACCTCTTAGCCCTTAATATTGTTATTTGAAAGTCATTCCTCACTGTAGCCTACAAACTGGTAACATTAGAGTGGATTTTTAGTCTCAATTTTTTTAACTcttaattttgatttaatttcaaacttaaaaaaaggTTACCAGTAAAGTATAAATAACTCTCATATATTCTTTGCCTAGATTTACTAATTGTTTGCATTTTGCccccattttctttattatttgcttTCTCATTCTCTATTTGAgagtatttattttcaatttaaattgtgatgaagttattttttatacaaattaTGGCACTGTTTTGTTAAAATCTCAGACGATGTGTGGCTATCTTGCTGTCTTACTACATGTAAATTGCTTACAACAAACTTCTTAGTCTGATTACAGGTGGAAGTTTTGTGAAATTAGGAAGTCCAGGAGCACCGTGGCAGGGGATCTCTGACCCTGGAGGATGGTACTACAGAAACTGGAGATGTTTTCTAAGTGACTTAGTGGAATTCAAAATTCTGTCATAGGACATTGGCGCCTGTCCAATCCTTTCATTTTATCTAGTGGTTCAGTATACCGGCTTTGAATCTTTGGTGTGCCCTTGGAGACACATTAATtacccccctcccttttttccaCCTCAGTTACTTCATCTGTAGAGTCAATATTACCGATCTCTTAATGTTGCTGTGAGGGGTTACTATGATCATCAGACTAGTTGCATGTAAAgaagcactcagcacagtgtcCAGCACGTTGAAAGATGCCCAATAAATGTCAGCATGTCTTTGTTACAGAAGTGGAAACTGACGTTCAGAGAGTTTAACTGGCCACAGTTACATGGTTAATTAGCAGCAGAGCCAGAACACAGGTTATGGGTCTTTCTGTGAGAAAGTGAGGCACTACTGCCAGCTTCGCTTTTGGCTATGACTTGAGGCTTGGAGGGGAAAGGAGAACAGGTAAAGATGGGCCAGCatgatagagacagaaaacattaTGGATATAGTTTGAAAGAGGTAAGTAAGGACAGGCATATTTATGGGGGAGGAAATGTGACTTCTGCACCTGCTGTCACATTGCAGAGTGAATGATCCTTGTAAAGAAGTCTGTGGAATGGTCAGCAATCTCCTCCCAACTCATCTTCCCAGTGTGAATGCAGAGTCCCCACACATGGTGCTCTGGGCCCTTTAGATGTGCTCTGCACATCTCTTACCTTGAACAGTGATGTTCATAGCCTCTGAAGACTCGTTTTTCCTCCCGATAATCCCCCTGCAGAAGTAGGAGCCACTGTGTTCAAGTTTTGCTTCTGGAATGTAGAAGTCAGAATTCTGATAAGAAAACTTCTTGCCTTTGCCATTCTGGAAAAATTGAACCTTTTCTACAGTAGTATTCTTCCAACTGTGACACTTCAGCTGAATGGGCTCTCCCTCCTGGACCACCCACCGAGGGGCCTGGACCAACAGCCAGCCTGAAAGACACAAAGAGAACACAGGCCCAGGAGGCCTCAGCATTCAGTGCAAAGCTCTTGTGAAGGGGATGCTCACCACCCAGATCCTGGGGGATGATTGAAAGCCAGACTGGGAGCCATCCTTACGTAGCTTTCTTTGGGAAAAAGCCAACTGGGCCCTGCAAGAGAACACAAGTCACACCAAGAACTTTTGTCTAAtggtggagagggagagacacacaCATGGTCAAAACATAAGGTTAGAGCATAGGGTCTCAGTGATGAGGCAGGTGAGAAGCAATTTGCAGTATCCTTAATGGCTACACTTGGATTTGCTATGGCAGGTAATAAGGAGCCATTGTAAGTTCTAGATCAAAGAGTAAAAATTGTATTAGAAAATGATGATTTGCCCAATTAAAGGAAAGGTAGACTTCAGAAGGAATGGACAGTTGTAGGAATATTGGAAGACTGTTGCAGCCAGTCAGGAAGAAGGTTACTGAGTGGCCACAGGAGTGGCTGCAGAAATCATGAAGGAGAACTCAATATAAAAGTCAGGGAGGGGGGGACTTCctgggtggcgcagtgggtaagaatctgcctgccaatgcaggggacatgggtttgatccctggtccagaaagaccccacatgccgcggagcaactaaccccgtgcgccacaactactgagcctgcgctctagagcccgcaagccacaactactgaaacccgggtgccacaactactgaagcccgcgtgcctagagtccgtgctccgcaacaagagaagccactgcaatgagaagtccgtgcactgcaacaaagagtagcctccgcttgccacaactagagaaagcctgcgtgcagccaaaaaagaaaaaaattaaattaaatcttaaaaaaaaaaaaaaaaagtcacggaggggaaaaaaaagcatgcGTGGTAGTGCTGATGGTAATTGGTGGTTTCTGAAGGGCCACAGCCTCTCAGCAAGGCCATCTTCATTACTGAGCACAGCCTCTGAGAGAGAGAAGGTTATGTCACCAAGACACTTTTTTCACAACTGCCTTGCCAAGTAACCAggctcaacacacacacagagaacttGAAATTGTGGTCAGGAAGTTGGCctgaataattaaaaatgatactgcagagaaattttaaaatgacatgaGAAAACATTCATCAGACAATGTTAAGTTAAAAAGACAGAATACAAAAAGTAGgtatgctcagaaaaaaagaaaaaacttggaCTTAAATATTAACAGGGGTTACCTATGTaatcatatatgtgtatatatggtcTGGTTTCTTTGGGGGGAACATTCTTGTTCCATTCTGGCTGTCATGGACTCAGTGAATGTCCATATGTACATTCGTtaaactaatattttattgagcacttactatgttgtGCAGACTGGGGATACCCAGATGACTAAGACACATCAAAGAATCTGTGATCTAGACATAGAAATAATTACAATACAGTGTGATAAGTGCTACAACAGGCTACGAACAAAGGACTGAAGGACCAAAGAGAATGGAGCAAAGAAATTCTGCCCAAAGAAAGTAAGGAAAGCTTCTCAGAGAAGGAGATAAGTGAAATGGGTCCTAAAGCATGATCAGGAGTTTGCCTGGTGAAGTTAATGCTCTTGGTCACAGTTTAAAACAGTTCTCACTGATTAGACTTCTAAAGTCAGTTTCTAGAGCCAAGTTTAAGACAAACTAATAACTCCCAGATATGATTTGTCTATTGCTTCCTGTTGGTAATTCCCCATTTTATTTGGTCATAGGTGGCCATCTATCTCTCACCTAGCTAGATGATAGACATTCCTCTCTGTAGCTCTGTAGACTGAGAACCATGTCAGCTAAGTGACACAGTCAGGCAAAGAAGCCAAGAAAATCAGCTTCAGATTCCATGGAATTCTGTTGCAGGTCCACCTTCATTAggccctccttcccctccagaCTTGTTCCACTCACATACATTATACAGATGGGGCAGCCATGAAAATAGAGTCAGGCTTACAAGGTGACGCTGCAGGTACCGGGCTATGTGGTGTGATTTCAGGGACACCAGGAGAGATCTCTGCCTCCAAAATACTTCTTCTACTTGCATTAATGACTGGATTCTGTTAATACACAAAGACTTTGATTCCATGATGAATATGCAGgctgaatgtgtatatatatccctATTAGGAGAGATATCACATGGCCAAATTTATGCTGAAGTGTATATTTTGAGTGTGGCATTGATGGGAAGAGAGAGATAGATATTATGGTAAATTAGGGATGGCTTGCGGGGTAGCTTAGGGCATTGTGTGTCTGAGAGTGAGGAGATTGAGGTCCTAAAAtggattcattaatttattcaataactATTATTGAGCATCAGTGTCACGCCCTGACCTTCAGATGACACCATTCATGCTGTATGTATTCTATGTGAATGTTGATTCCTGGAATTGTGCAGTGCAGCAGCCCTGTAGTATATGCCAGGCTCTGACTTTTTACCTAAGGCCTACTTATAGCTAGGACTACAATTCTGATATAATTCAGTAGGACTACAGATCATCTCATCTTAGTTTTAAGCCCCAGGAACATCATCTTCTGGTGCTTCCCAAGTCTTTCAGGGCCTCTTGTTTTACCATTTATTGGTGATTTCCCTTTTCCCCTTCACCTACTCACCGATGTAGACTTTTAGCTTCACCGGGTCGCTGAGTGTGGAGAGGCCTGTCTGACACTTGTAGTCTCCACTATCCTCAACTTTGGCACGTGTGATGAAGTAGCTGGGGGCCTGGTTTGAGATGAGTGTCCCATTGTGCCACCACTGTGTGGAATTGTCTCCAAGAGGGTAGTCCCCCTGGCACTTTAGAGTCACATGGTCATCCTTGAGCACCCGGTCCCATTGAGGGTCTAGGAGCACCACAGCCTTTGGGAGATCTGCCGAGGAGTCAAGAGAATGTAGATAAGGGCAGGGGAATGAGCCAGCCCTACACTGGCATTCCCAGGGAGGCTCAAAACCCATTGCAAACCGAGAGTTGGCAACTCAGCCTTAGCATAGCACTCAGTCTGAGCATATTGGCTTGGAGAGGCTTGGCCTCCTTCTTGGTCTCCCTTTATCTTGAGCAAAATTGGCCAGAGAAGCATAGGGCCAAGCCCTACTGTGTTGGGGGAATTACCCCTGCCAACCCCACATCAGCAATTTCCTATGCAAAGAACATTTCCTAATACCCTGTGGCTATTGCACATTTACATTCCTCACTTGACCCATCCAAGACCACGAAGCAAACTCACCAGTCTGCGTGCCAGCTGAAACtgtaagaaaaaagagtgaaaggaaTATTGAGTAGCAGCAGAGATCAGGGTGACTGGAGTGTGGAGTGAGTTTAAActcccctgcccacctctgctcTGGGAGGCCTGTGTCCCCAAGAATCAAGGTAAATATAGTGGATAGCTCTCCCATTGCCTGTCCTCTGGTCTCCAACGTCTGTGCCTCCTACTCCCTTGTCCACCCAAACCCCTGTTTTCAACACCATTCCCTTACTCTGTGGTCCCCGTTCGAACTCCCAGATTAAGGGTACAGATCGAATGTCCCTGAATCAAGCCATAAAAACAAGCTCACCCCAAGTCCCCTGGAAAGGGAGGAAATTAAAAGACTTAGAGAGGAACACTGGAATGTGAGAATGGAAGAGACAGACCTTCAGGACCATCTCGTCCATACTCTTCAGTTTATAGGTAGacaaactgagacccagaggggtGAAGTAACGGAGACCTCACGTCCCCCTTCATCTCCTAATTATGCACAAATCAGGGCCAGCAATTCTCCACATCTCTAACGCTTGAAGCTTTGTCCTAGAAGCTAAATCTACATCCATAGACATGGTAAGGGGTCCTATCCCTTGGTAGGGGTCTCATCCCTTGCCTGAAAAGGGATGTCTGCTGAACCCAGGGCATCTTGAGCTCAACTCCCAGGCAGGGTGATTCTGACTTACCTAGAAGCAGCAGAGCCGTTGGTGGTAGCAGCTGCCACATGCTGTGCGTTAGAGTAGACAAGTCACCACAGATATCAGAGCCCTAAGGGGACCTGGTTGACTTGAAGAGAGGAAGTAAACAgcctttctccccacccctcaaGCCTATTACTCATCAGTTTCCTTTTTTGGAAACGTCATTTGATTCCTGAATTTGAACTCTGACTAATGAAACCCCACTTCTCTGGTTTGGATCCACCCCCTGACACGAACAGGACAACAGGACCCTGGGAATGAGACTCAATAAGGAGGACATTCCCTGAGGGGGTCTCTTGTTCTACCTCAAAACTTCTCACTCTCCTGCTTGGCCCAGACCCATCTCCACCCAGCCAGGGCCTGCCTACAGAAAGTAGTCATTTAAATCATCAGATCATTAGAAGTGTCCCTCACCCCACTATTATCTCCACcaacattttctttcaaaattggaaatGCATATGCCTCTGGGATCTCTTACTAACTCCTTAGTGTGAATTCCATCATGAGATTTGCATCCTCTATTAAAAGAAACACAGGCAGTGGGAGAGAAATGGGCTCTGGGAGGAGGAGTTACCACTGAAAGGTTGGAAGGAACACAGAAAAGGTGgaaacggggtgggggggaagagggCAGGGTGAAGCGAGGACCAGAGCATTTTACCTTCACCCCAGTGTTATTAGGGCTGTGCTGGGCCACAGTAGTTCAGGTTAGCTTGGGCCCCTCAGGGACCCACTGGGCCTCGGCTGGTCTGTGAGCCTAGCAGCCTGGGTTCCAGGGCTTCTTACCAGAAAAAGTGtaggcgcagtggttaggaagtGGTAAGGTTGCTAacctcttctccttttttctcaaCATCCCTCCTGCCAACGCATACGCCCCCataccctcccccaccctcacccctacTTTGTTTGCTCTCACTTTAGTCCAGGTCTCAGACAGGAAATCAAATGGCTCTGCTGGGCCATATCATGCCCCCAGCAGATTCCTGGACATCTGGGGGCAGGTCTCACTTGGAAAAGCCTTGGAAAAgcccaggaggtgagcagcagacAGAAGTGAGCCAGTGATGTTTGGCAGGGGTAGAgtggaggcaggggctggcacAAGTGCCTGCTGACCACTGCTTTGGACTCATGCCCCTTTCTACTCCAGAGTCATATAAAAACTGCTTCACaggttttgatttctgttttgttttgctcctgAGTAGAGTTAATTGATCCTCCACCATTCCCATCCTCCCCGCCCCCAACATGTTCCCGCAGCAACCCTCCCCCACAGGCCCTTGGATTAGATGTCTGACTAAGATGGACATTCTAgtgctccctcttttttttttttttttatttaaaatgaaagcttctttctttctttattcatttttggctgtgttgggtcttcgtttctgtgcgagggctttctctaattgtggcaagcgggggccactctttatcgcggtgcgcgggcctctcagtatcgcggcctctcttgctgcagagcacaggctccagatgcgcaggctcagtagtcgtggcgcatggacttcgttgctccgcggcatgtgcgatcttcccagaccacggctcgaacccgtgtcccttgcattggcaggcggattcttaaccactgcgccaccagggaagccctagtgctCTCTCTTAAGGGATTTGTTTACATCTTCCAAAATCCAGACTAGTATCTGAACGCTTCAGGCTCCATGATATGGTACTTCAGATGCTTATCTGGGAAACCTAAAACAGAAAGAGTGCCTTCGGGGCTTTCTGTGGTTTCTGAGGTGAAAGGTGACTACCCCTCAGCGCTCTCTGTTGTTCATTGTTACTGAAGTGGCTTTCTGCAACATGATGTGGTGCAAGGCATTCGCTTTAGTTTTCCTTCTTggaggttttattttcttgttgacTCGTTTTCTGTCTGTGGCCTTCAAATGGAGGGAGGAATTGTCAGCTGCCGAGAGGATGGGCTagacaggaaggagaggagggagagcacAGGAGGACAGCAGAAGAATGGGAAACGTTCTGCAGGTTTTCCTGAACAATCCTCCAATTGAGTGTGTCGGGGTGGTATGGCTTAATTTTACAGTGATAggtaaaatgcaaatttttaaaagaaggacaGATGGTCCTGGCATATTTTATTGCTGGAGTGTTTGTCTTCacgcttgctttttcttttctccctcatcCTTTTCTTtactccctcccttcttctcttcccTAATGTTGAAATGACAGCCACAGCACAAGGTTCTGAGATTACAGAGTTCATCAGGTATCATCCCCTGGGATTTATAGTTTCTTAAGGCGAGACTACCAGATGAGCATCTGAAGTGCTTTAGAGACTATGAGAGTATTTCTGAAATTCTGTGTATGCACAAAGAAGCCAGTGGCTAATTCTGTCTGGGGGAGGAGTCCACGTGGAAGAGAGAACACTTTAATTGGATCACAGAAGATAATTATGTGTTCAGCGGTAAGGCTTTTGAGGGAAATAGTCACTTCAGGCAAAAGGAGAAGCATCAGCAGAGACTTGGAGTGAAATAGGCTGGCGTGTTTACAGAGCTGGGTATAGCGCCACAGGATTCGTGAGTACTACAAAGGAGAAGCACAGGCTCTTAAAGGGTTAAGAGGGCTGTGTTTCAGGTGAGTGTGGGATGGAATTCCAACTCCACCGCTTATTTAACCTGTCGAggtctcagtttccatatctCTAAACTTGGGCTAACAAAAATGGTACTAAGCCCAAGGagttgttgtgaggtttaaatgaaataatgcatataaagttgTTGGTTCCACATCTGGAACCATACCGGTTGATGACTATCAGAAGTGCAACACAGGAGGTTGAGGCCTTCTCTCGTTTTCTGACTTAAGTTGTGACACTCCCATCCCCTGTACTCCTTCAGGAGCTTGTGCTTCTCCTTTGTAGTACTCATCACATTTGTGGACTGTAAGTTCTTTGAGGGTAGGGCATCTGTTCCTCTTGTTCATCATTGTATCCCCAGCAtattgcacagtgcctggaacagaccagtcattcaattaatatttattgggtgATCATAAAGGACTTGGTATGTCACGGTGAACAACTTGTACG encodes:
- the LOC137762783 gene encoding low affinity immunoglobulin gamma Fc region receptor III-A-like, whose translation is MWQLLPPTALLLLVSAGTQTDLPKAVVLLDPQWDRVLKDDHVTLKCQGDYPLGDNSTQWWHNGTLISNQAPSYFITRAKVEDSGDYKCQTGLSTLSDPVKLKVYIGWLLVQAPRWVVQEGEPIQLKCHSWKNTTVEKVQFFQNGKGKKFSYQNSDFYIPEAKLEHSGSYFCRGIIGRKNESSEAMNITVQGQESPPSSSSFFPPWHQIAFFLVMGLLFAVDTGLHFSVKRDLRNSKEDWRNSKVTWTQGK